The Phaeobacter sp. A36a-5a genomic interval ATGCCCGCTGCCTGTTCCGCGCCGCTGATCATGTGATCAGTGCCCACTTGGGTGTTGATCGTGACCCGGGTTTCGGTGTCGACGTCGACCGTGTGAGTCGTGGTGCTTGTGTTGCCAAAGGAATCGGCGCTGGTGACTTCGATGGTGGAGCTGTAGATGCCCGTCGCCACTTCGTTCACGCTGTAGTTCACCGACCATGTTCCATCATCGGCCACGGTGGTTGTGCGGGTCACACCCTGGAACACAACACTGACGCTGGCCCCTGCTTCGCCGGTGCCGTTGATCACAACACCGTCGGCCACTTCGATATAGTTGATGTGATCGTCGCCTTCGACAGTGTTGACGTCGATTGGCGGCGGGGTGGTGTCGATGATGATCGAGGGACCATCCAGATTGAATTCGGTCCCGGCCGGATCTTTTACATAGACTGTGGTCTCGTAGGAGCCATCCGGCGGCAGGTTGGTCACCGGGAAGTTGGCAACCCAGGTGCCATCATCCTTGACCGTGACGGTTTCGGTAATTGTGCCGAGCGTGACTTCCACGGTGGAGCCGGGGGCGCCGGTGCCGCTGACGATCACATCTTCGGTGGTCGAGCCTGCAACCGGATAGGTCGCATCGGGATTGTCGACGGTTGGCGTGACGGCCCCGCCGCCTCCGCCACCACCACCGCCGCCTGCGCCAACAATGGCCGCCGCGCCAACGACGCCAGCTGCGGCGCCTGCGGTGCCGAGGCCGCCGATCAGCGGGGCCACAAGGGGGGCGACAACCGGTTCGATGCGGTCCACGTCAAGGAACACCATGTCATCGTAGGCGCTCCACTTGCCGCTCATGTCGAGAGGTTCGTAGCTGGCATAGAGCATGCCATCGGTGCGGTCCTCCAGAACCACTTCGATGAAGTTGCCTTCCTCGCTGAGGAACAGGTTCTTGCCACCTGTCGCATCGGTGTTGAAGAAATCATCCAGCACCACCACCTGACCGTCGATCAGCGTAATATGCAGGTCCTGGCCCCGCCGCGCGTAGCTTTCGACATCGGAGGGTCCGAGGTTCAGCGAAATGTCTTTCGCGGTTGCTGTCGCAATTGTCGCCTGGGGGGTGTCAGCAGATGTACCATGCTGCTTGGTGCCCGCCATGTCGCGGACGATGTATCCAACCGTACTCATTTTTATATACCGCTCGTCAAAAGACCAAAGCGCCGAAACCGTGACGCCCAGGTAGCCTGCATTGTTTTGCCCATCAGCCGTCTCCGCGGCCATATTGCCGCCATATTGCTGCCTTCCCAGCGGCCTTGTCTAGGTTTTGATGAGCGGATTTTTACCGAAAAGATCAGGGTGTGGCTAATTTGTATTCAATTTGCATCGAAGTTTATCTGTCGGTTTTTGTTAATGATCCCCTTTGGTTGACGTTAGGGAGGTGGCTGCGGTGGGTTTGCGGTGCATTTGCGATGGGCGCTGCGTTTATTTGCCTTCTGTTTATGGTGGTTCCATGTGTCAGCAGGCTGAAGAGCCGTCGGAAAGGGGGCCGGTTTCGGCTGTTCGGGTCACGTCTATATCGCCAATGTGTGAACAAGCGTTCTATTAAAACGCACTGGCAATTAACCAAAAAGACACCAGTTTCAGATAGGCTGAAGGACATAATTGGTGTAGAGTTGATCCTAAGTACACGACGCCGAAACCCAGGCCACAGCTGGAATGTCACCGCTCAGAGTGACCCGCTGGTCTTGTATCGCCGGATCCGGCGCCGAGCAGAATTCAGACGAATATTTTCACGCGGACATTACTTGGCCCTCGCGCTGGGCGCCCTCTGTCCGTGTGCGATCTTGGACCCCAGGAGGACCGGCGCGCAGTAACTAGGAGGCTAGAGCCAGATGAAAGACATTGCCGAAATTTTTGCCGAACAATACGGCGAAACGCGCGAGCAGGAGATGTCGTTACAGGACTATCTGAATGCTTGTCGCGATGATCCCAGCATGTATGCCAATGTCGCCGAACGTATGCTCAAGGCGATTGGCGAAGAGGAGCTGGTTGATACGTCAAAAGATGCGCGACTGGGTCCGATCTTTCAGAACCGCACCATCAAGCGATACGCTGCCTTCAAAGATTTCTACGGCATGGAGGACACGATCGAGCGGATCGTGGGTTATTTCCGCCACGCCGCGCAGGGGCTGGAGGAGCGCAAGCAGATCCTGTACCTGCTGGGTCCGGTCGGCGGTGGTAAATCCTCGCTCGCGGAACGTCTGAAACGTCTGGTAGAGGAGCAGCCGATCTACGTGCTGAAGGCTGGCGATCAGCTGTCGCCGATCTTCGAGAGCCCGCTTGGCCTTTTCGATCCGGTGCGGATGGGCAAATTGCTGAGCGATGAATATGGCATCGCCCAACACCGGCTGCCGGGGCTGATGTCGCCCTGGGCGGTCCAGCGGCTGGATGAGTTCGGCGGCGATATCAACAAATTCTCGGTGGTGCGGCTCTATCCGTCGCGGCTGCGCCGGATCTGCGTTGCGAAGGTTGAGCCGGGCGATGAGAACAATCAGGACATCTCCACGCTGGTCGGGAAGGTCGATATTCGCCAGCTGGAACATTACAGCCAGGACAATCCCGACGCCTATAGTTTCTCAGGTGGCCTGAATCGTGCGACCCAGGGCGTTCTTGAGTTCGTCGAGATGTTCAAGGCGCCGATCAAGATGCTGCATCCGTTGCTGACGGCGACGCAGGAAGGCAATTACATGGGGACCGAGAGCTTCGGCGCGATCCCCTTCACCGGGCTGATCCTTGCACATTCCAACGAGAGTGAATGGCAGCAGTTCAAGAACAACAAGAACAACGAGGCCTTCATCGACCGTGTGTCGATCGTGAAGGTGCCTTACTGCCTGCGGGTTTCCGAAGAGGCTAAGATCTACGACAAGCTGATCGAACACAGCGAGTTGGCTGCGGCCCCATGCGCGCCTGAAACGCTGAAGATCCTCAGCCGGTTTTCGGTGCTGACCAGGCTGAAACCGCATGAAAACTCAAATCTCTATTCCAAGCTGCGCGTCTACGATGGCGAAAGCCTGAAGGACACCGACCCGAAGGCCAAGACCGTGCAGGAGTATCAGGATCGCGCCGGTGTCGACGAGGGGATGAACGGGATTTCGACCCGCTTTGCCTTCAAGGTACTGTCGACCACCTTCAACTTTGACACCGATGAGGTGGCGGCGGATCCGGTGCACTTGATGTATGTGCTGGAGCAGATGATCAAACGCGAACAATTCCCGGCGGAGACAGAGGCGAAATACCTTGCTTTCATCAAAACGGAACTGGCCCCGCGCTATGAGGAGTTCATCGGCAATGAAATCCAGAAAGCCTATCTGGAGAGCTATACCGAATACGGGCAGAACGTGTTCGATCGCTATATCTCTTATGCCGATGCCTGGATCGAGGAGCAGGATTACAAGGACCCGGACACCGGCCAGCTCTATGACCGCGAGGTTCTGGACGCCGAGCTGAGCAAGATCGAAAAACCGGTGGGCATCGCCAACCCCAAGGACTTCCGCAATGAGGTGGTCAAATTCGCCCTGCGTCATCGCGCCAATACCGGCTCGAACCCGGCATGGAACTCCTACGAGAAGCTGCGGGATGTGATCGAGAAACACATGTTCAGCCAGGTCGAGGAACTGCTTCCGGTTATCTCCTTCGGATCGAAGAAGGACAGCAAGACCGAAGGCAAACATCAGGAGTTCGTCGAACGGATGCGCAGCCACGGCTATACCGACCGGCAGGTTCGCAGGTTGGTGGAATGGTACATGCGCGTAAATAAGGCGGGCTAACAGCAAAGGGTGGGTGGCAGATGCATCACTTTATCGACAGGCGCGCCAATCCCAAGGGCAAGAGTTTGGGGAACCGGCAACGGTTCCTCGAGCGCGCCCGCGAAAGCATCAAGGAGCGCGTGGACAGATCGGTCCGCGACAAATCGATCAAGGATGGTGGCGGTATTCCTGCCGAAGGTGAGAAGGTCACTATTCCCTCACGGGGTTTGAAAGAACCCCGGTTTCACCATTCCGCCAAGGGGGGCCGCCGCCGTCACGTGCTGCCCGGCAACAAGGATTTTGTTGTCGGCGACACGCTCAAGCGACCGCAGGGGGGCGCAGGAGAGGGGGGCAAACAGGCGTCCGAGGATGGCGATGGCGCGGATGAATTTTCCTTTACCCTGACGCGCGACGAATATCTTGAGATCCTGTTTGATGGTCTTGAGCTTCCAGATCTGGTCAAAAAAGCCTCTGTAGAGACTGAAACCATCGGGACACGCCGTGCCGGGCTGACCACTGCGGGCACGCCGAACAACCTCAACCTTGTGCGGACGATGCGCAATTCGCTGGGACGTCGGATCGCACTGCAACGCCCGACTGCCAAATCCATAGCCGAGCTGCAAAAACAGATCGAGGAGCTTCAGGCGCTGGCGGAACGCAGCACCGAACAGGAAGCCTATCTTGAAGAGCTGATCCTCCGGTTGGAGGCTCTGGAGCGCAAACGTCGCGTGGTGGGATATATTGACCCGCTGGATCTGCGATATGACACCCACGTGCCGGAGAAGATCCGCAACTCCCGCGCGGTCGTGTTCTGCCTTATGGACGTCTCTGGCTCCATGCAGGAGCGGGAGAAGGATCTGGCCAAACGGTTCTTCCTGCTGCTGCATCTGTTCCTGGCGCGCAGCTATGAGCATACCGAACTGGTCTTTGTGCGTCACACCCATCACGCGCAGGAGGTTGATGAAGAAACCTTCTTCTATGCCCGCGAGACAGGCGGCACCATCGTGTCGACCGCGCTGGAGAAGATGAAGGAGATCGTCGCCAAACGCTACCCGCCGGATGAGTGGAACATCTACGGGGCGCAGGCCTCTGATGGGGAGAATTTCGGCAATGACTCGGCGCGTTGCAAGGCGCTGCTTCTGGAAGAGCTGCTGCCGGTCTGCCAGTACTACGCCTATGTCGAAATCGTCGATGAGAACGCCGAGATGCTGTTGAGCAATCCCGAGGCGGGTGAGGACCTCTGGCAGAACTACCGGCAGGTCAAGGCTCAGGTCCCGCATTTTGAGATGCAGCGTGTGTCGCAGCCCTCCCATATCTATCCGATTTTCAGGGAGTTCTTCCTCCCCAAGGCAAAAGGGGCGCAGAATGCAGGCGGGTGATACTATCTCGAAGCCACTGTTCACGGGGCCGGAATGGACCTTTGAACTTCTGGAAGTTGCGCGGGACGCGATTGAGGATATTGCGCTGAATGATCTGGGGCTTGATGTATATCCGAACCAGATCGAGATCATCTCGGCCGAGCAGATGCTGGATGCCTATTCCTGCGTCGGTCTGCCGCTGATGTATCAGCACTGGTCATTCGGTAAACATTTCGCCCGCGACGAGGCGCTGTATCGGACCGGGCGGCAGGGGCTGGCCTATGAGATCGTCATCAACTCAAACCCCTGTATCAGCTACAATATGGAAGAAAATACCATGGCCATGCAGACGCTGGTCATGGCCCATGCGGCCTTTGGGCATAATCATTTTTTCAAGAACAACTACCTGTTTCAGCAATGGACCGATGCGGCCGGCATTCACGACTATCTGGCCTTTGCCAAGAACTACATCGCCGCCTGCGAGGAGCGCTACGGGCTCAGCGCAGTAGAGGAGATCCTGGACGCGGCCCATGCGCTGCAATCGCAGGGGGTCTTTCGCTATGGCCGTCCGCCCAAACCCACCACCGAAGAACTGGCAGCGATGCAGAAGGTGCGTGAAGGTTATGAAAGCGGTCAGAGCGTTCTGGATATATGGACCGATGCAACCATGGGGGGCGACAAGCTGGAGCAGATCAGGGACGAGCCCTATAGTGCCCGTCGCAAGCTGATGAATCTGCCGCAGGAAAACTTGCTGTATTTTCTGGAGAAACACAGCCCGGTTCTTGATCCCTGGCAATCTGAAATCCTGCGCATCGTGCGGATGCTGGCGCAGTATCTTTACCCCCAGAAACAGACCAAGGTTATGAATGAGGGCTGCGCGACCTTTGTGCATTATTACATTATCAACAAGCTGTTCGAGCAGGGCCGCCTGACCGAAGGCGCCTATATGGAGATGATGCACAGTCATACCAATGTGGTGCTCCAGCCGGAATATGACGACCCGCGGTATTCTGGCATCAATCCCTATGCGCTGGGCTTTGCGATGATGCAGGACATTCGCCGCATCTGCGAGAACCCGACCGATGAAGATCGCGAATGGTTTCCGGATTTCGCGGGTGATCCCGACTGGCGCCGGGTGATGCGGGATGCCTGGGCCAATTACCGCGATGAAAGTTTCATCCAGCAGTTCCTGTCGCCGCATCTCATCCGCAAGTTCAAACTGTTCACCCTCGCTGATGACGCCGAGCAGTCACATCTGGTGGTGAGCCAGATCCACAATCGCAGCGGCTATCGCTCGGTGCGGCGCGATCTCGCGCATTCCTACGATCTGGCCTATTTAGAGCCCGATATTCAGGTCACCGATGCCGATCTGAAAGGCGACCGCGAGCTGAAGCTGACCCATACGGTGCGCGACGGCATTCACCTGTCGGAGGATGACCGCGACGAGGTGTTGAAGCATCTGCGCCGCTTGTGGGGCTACGATGTCAGCCTTGAGGCGGTGGACGCCGGATCCTAGAGGTGCGGTAGGGCGGCAGTGCGGCGTTAGGGGATCTGCGCGCGTAGCTGATCCTCAAGCGAGGTTTTGGCAGCCAGAATATGCTCTGCTGTCAGCTGGGCCGCGAGATCGGCATCACCTGTTTCGCAAGCCGCCAGTATCGCGCGATGCTCCCTGCTGCTGCGGGCCATGCCGTCGCTCATGATAAGCTGCGCGCGAAGGTAGCGATCAATCCGGTCCATCGAGGTTTCGACGATCTCGACGTGATAGGGCAAGCCGCTGACGCTATAGAGCGTGCCGTGAAATTTTCGGTTCAGCGGCCCCCATTGCATTGGCGCATCGCAGGCGGCAAAGGCATCCAGATGCGCGCGCGCCTGTGCGAGGATGTCCATGGTCATATTCGGGACGGCGGCGCGGATGATATCCGCTTCAAGCTTGGCGCGCAGGTCAAAGATTTCTGAGGCGTCCTGCATCGACAGGGTTGCGACCACGGCACCCTTGTAGCGCTGGGAGGTGACCAGCCCCTGCTGTTCCAAGCGGGCAATCGCCTCGCGAACGGGAAAGCGCGAGGTGTGAAAGGCCTTGGCGATTTCATCCTGCCGCAGGGGGGTGCCATCCGACAGCTCACCGGTGATGATCGCCTTGCGCAGGGTGCGAAAGATGATCGTCGCGGCGGATTCGGTCCGGGAGATGTCAACGGCTTGTAGTTTCAAGCAAGGTCCTCAACCAAAGCGGGGCAGGTGCCGGGCAATTATGCCTTTGGTTGACGCGGCTCGCCACCCCTTGCTGGCAGGACGTTCGCCGAATGCAGGCAGATGAAGTGCAAAAAAAACGCAGGCCCTGCGGCCTGCGTCATGATCTCGGGTATGCGGGTGGATCAGAATTCGACCACGGCGCGGATCGACTTTCCTTCGTGCATCAGTTCGAACCCATGGTTGATCTCGTCCAGCGACAGTTTGTGTGTGATCATCGGGTCGATCTCGATCTTGCCGTCCATATACCAGTCCACGATCTTGGGCACGTCGGTACGTCCGGCGGCGCCACCAAAGGCGGTGCCACGCCAGCTGCGGCCTGTGACCAGCTGGAACGGACGGGTCGAAATCTCGGCGCCTGCCGGAGCCACGCCGATGATGATGCTCTCACCCCAGCCTTTATGCGCCGCTTCAAGCGCGGTCCGCATGACCTGCACATTGCCCGTCGCGTCGAATGTGTAATCGGCGCCACCCTTGGTCAGCTCAACCAGATGCGCCACCAGATCGCCCTCTACCTCTGAGGGGTTTACGAAGTCGGTCATGCCGAATTTCTTGGCCATCTCAACCTTGCCGGGGTTGAGGTCGACGCCGACGATCTGATCCGCACCTGCCAGTCGCAGACCCTGGATCACGTTGAGTCCAATGCCGCCAAGGCCGAAGACAATCGCGCGCGACCCGATCTCGACCTTGGCGGTGTTGATCACCGCGCCGATGCCGGTGGTGACGCCGCATCCGATGTAGCAGACCTTGTCAAAGGGGGCGTCCTTGCGGATCTTGGCCAGGGCGATCTCAGGCACCACTGTGTGATTGGCAAAGGTCGAGCAGCCCATGTAATGGTGGATCGGTGTCCCATCCAGCATCGAGAAACGGGTGGATCCGTCCGGCAGCAGGCCCTGACCTTGGGTAGAGCGGATCGCCTGACACAGATTTGTCTTTGGGTTGAGGCAATACTCGCATTCGCGGCACTCGGGGGTGTAAAGCGGAATGACGTGATCGCCCACTTCAAGGCTGGTGACGCCTTCTCCAACTTCGATCACGACGCCTGCGCCCTCGTGGCCCAGGATGGCCGGGAAGATCCCTTCTGGGTCATCCCCGGAGCGGGTGAATTCATCCGTGTGGCAGAGGCCCGTTGCCTTGATTTCGACCAGCACCTCGCCCTTTTTCGGGCCTTCGAGGTTCACTTCCATGATCTCAAGCGGTTTGCCCGGGGCAACGGCCACAGCGGCGCGAGTGCGTATCATTGCGAAATTCCTTTGTTCTGTCAGTGACGGCAGGCGCCAATTGCGCTGAGCGGCATATTGGCAGACCCATTGGGGGGGCGTAAACCATCGGCCGTCGCGGGATGTGTATTTCTTGCGCTACCACACTAGCGGCTTCGGCTGGCTGCGCCTCAGAAGAATACGACGAGGGCCTCTTCGTTCCCGTCACCTGCCGGTCCGGTGGGCGTAAGTATGGCCACATCATCTGTTCGAGAAACCTGCGCTATCTGCCCTTGACCTTCCCCTGACTGGAAGCCTCATATCTGCCGCAAAAAGGGATGATCAGATGTCGAAAGGGGCGAGCCATGGAACAGGCGCGTGTCAGAAAACTGAACGTTAAGGTGACCGGCCTCGGCAACAGCCTGGGCTTGCGTCGGATGAGTTCTGAAATAGATCCCTTAGGAAAGTTTCCAAGCGCGCGAGGCGCGCAGCAATTGGCAGAGGTGCGACCATGAATATAGGCGATGTGGCGAACCGCTCCGGCCTACCGGCCAAGACCATTCGATACTATGAGGACATTGGGCTGATCAAACCGCGGCGCAGCGAAAACGGGTATCGCTGTTTTGCGGAGACCGACCTTCACAAGCTGGCGTTTCTGGGTCGTGCCCGCGCGCTTGGGTTTACGATTGAGGACTGCCGCACGCTTCTTGCGCTTTACGAAGATGAGAGCCGTGCCAGCGCAGATGTCAAACAACTGGCGCAAGAACATCTGGACAAGATCAACCTCAAGATCGCGGATCTGGAAGCGATGCGGGACACATTGTCGGAACTGGTCACCTGCTGTTCCGGCGATAATCGCCCGGACTGCCCGATATTGCGTGATCTGTCGCAGATCCCGGAGCAGCAAGACGTCGCGGATTGAGGAGGCTTGGCGGCATATCTCATGGCCAATGGGATGCGAGGGATGGTAACGCGCGGCGCATTCCAAGCCCTGTGCAACTCGGGAGGGTTAGGCAATCAGGCTACAGCAGCCGAGGGAGGAGCGGCTCTTGCTGCGAATGCGTCGCGCGCATCCTCGAGATAGGGTGCGATATGCGCGCAGACAAGGGGGTCAGGCTGGCTGACGCCGCGTCCGTTGGGTTGGGCATGAAACAGCCGAAAGAGGTGTCTTGGGTCGGCCTATTGCTGCGCTGACAGGTGATAGCCGGTCGCCCCGTTTCAGCCGTTGGCTGCGCGCAGGCCCAGAATGCTGCGGGCCTCATGAGCGGTAGCAACGGGTCGCCCGTAGCGTTCGCACAGATCCGCCGTCCGGCGCACCAGTGCGGCATTGGAGGGGGCAAGCGTATGCCGGTCCAGTCGCAGATTATCCTCCAGCCCGGTACGGGTGTGCCCGCCTGCCGCGATGGCCCATTCGTTGACCTCGATCTGTCCGGCTCCGATCCCGGCCGCGCACCACTGCGCATCCGGGGCAAGGCGCTGCATAGTCTTGACGTAGTAGTCAAACACATCACGATCCACCGGCATTGCATTCTTCACGCCCAGTACAAACTGGACGTAGAGTGGGGCCTTCAACCGGCCGTCACGCGACATCGCCACCGCCTGATGAATATGGGAGAGGTCAAAGGCCTCAATTTCCGGTTTCACATCGTAGGCCTGCATCTGCGCAGCCAGCCAATCGACCAGATCCGGCGGGTTCTCGTAGACGCGGGTTGGAAAATTATTGGAGCCCACCGAGAGCGAAGCCATATCAGGCCGTAGAGACAGCATTCCGCCGCGTTCGCGACCAGCGCCGGAGCGGCCGCCGGTAGAGAGTTGGACAATCATGTCGGGACAGTGCCGCCGGATCCCATCCATCAGTTCAGCAAACCTGTCAGGATCGGAAGT includes:
- a CDS encoding PrkA family serine protein kinase: MKDIAEIFAEQYGETREQEMSLQDYLNACRDDPSMYANVAERMLKAIGEEELVDTSKDARLGPIFQNRTIKRYAAFKDFYGMEDTIERIVGYFRHAAQGLEERKQILYLLGPVGGGKSSLAERLKRLVEEQPIYVLKAGDQLSPIFESPLGLFDPVRMGKLLSDEYGIAQHRLPGLMSPWAVQRLDEFGGDINKFSVVRLYPSRLRRICVAKVEPGDENNQDISTLVGKVDIRQLEHYSQDNPDAYSFSGGLNRATQGVLEFVEMFKAPIKMLHPLLTATQEGNYMGTESFGAIPFTGLILAHSNESEWQQFKNNKNNEAFIDRVSIVKVPYCLRVSEEAKIYDKLIEHSELAAAPCAPETLKILSRFSVLTRLKPHENSNLYSKLRVYDGESLKDTDPKAKTVQEYQDRAGVDEGMNGISTRFAFKVLSTTFNFDTDEVAADPVHLMYVLEQMIKREQFPAETEAKYLAFIKTELAPRYEEFIGNEIQKAYLESYTEYGQNVFDRYISYADAWIEEQDYKDPDTGQLYDREVLDAELSKIEKPVGIANPKDFRNEVVKFALRHRANTGSNPAWNSYEKLRDVIEKHMFSQVEELLPVISFGSKKDSKTEGKHQEFVERMRSHGYTDRQVRRLVEWYMRVNKAG
- a CDS encoding YeaH/YhbH family protein, which gives rise to MHHFIDRRANPKGKSLGNRQRFLERARESIKERVDRSVRDKSIKDGGGIPAEGEKVTIPSRGLKEPRFHHSAKGGRRRHVLPGNKDFVVGDTLKRPQGGAGEGGKQASEDGDGADEFSFTLTRDEYLEILFDGLELPDLVKKASVETETIGTRRAGLTTAGTPNNLNLVRTMRNSLGRRIALQRPTAKSIAELQKQIEELQALAERSTEQEAYLEELILRLEALERKRRVVGYIDPLDLRYDTHVPEKIRNSRAVVFCLMDVSGSMQEREKDLAKRFFLLLHLFLARSYEHTELVFVRHTHHAQEVDEETFFYARETGGTIVSTALEKMKEIVAKRYPPDEWNIYGAQASDGENFGNDSARCKALLLEELLPVCQYYAYVEIVDENAEMLLSNPEAGEDLWQNYRQVKAQVPHFEMQRVSQPSHIYPIFREFFLPKAKGAQNAGG
- a CDS encoding SpoVR family protein; the protein is MQAGDTISKPLFTGPEWTFELLEVARDAIEDIALNDLGLDVYPNQIEIISAEQMLDAYSCVGLPLMYQHWSFGKHFARDEALYRTGRQGLAYEIVINSNPCISYNMEENTMAMQTLVMAHAAFGHNHFFKNNYLFQQWTDAAGIHDYLAFAKNYIAACEERYGLSAVEEILDAAHALQSQGVFRYGRPPKPTTEELAAMQKVREGYESGQSVLDIWTDATMGGDKLEQIRDEPYSARRKLMNLPQENLLYFLEKHSPVLDPWQSEILRIVRMLAQYLYPQKQTKVMNEGCATFVHYYIINKLFEQGRLTEGAYMEMMHSHTNVVLQPEYDDPRYSGINPYALGFAMMQDIRRICENPTDEDREWFPDFAGDPDWRRVMRDAWANYRDESFIQQFLSPHLIRKFKLFTLADDAEQSHLVVSQIHNRSGYRSVRRDLAHSYDLAYLEPDIQVTDADLKGDRELKLTHTVRDGIHLSEDDRDEVLKHLRRLWGYDVSLEAVDAGS
- a CDS encoding GntR family transcriptional regulator — protein: MKLQAVDISRTESAATIIFRTLRKAIITGELSDGTPLRQDEIAKAFHTSRFPVREAIARLEQQGLVTSQRYKGAVVATLSMQDASEIFDLRAKLEADIIRAAVPNMTMDILAQARAHLDAFAACDAPMQWGPLNRKFHGTLYSVSGLPYHVEIVETSMDRIDRYLRAQLIMSDGMARSSREHRAILAACETGDADLAAQLTAEHILAAKTSLEDQLRAQIP
- a CDS encoding S-(hydroxymethyl)glutathione dehydrogenase/class III alcohol dehydrogenase, translating into MIRTRAAVAVAPGKPLEIMEVNLEGPKKGEVLVEIKATGLCHTDEFTRSGDDPEGIFPAILGHEGAGVVIEVGEGVTSLEVGDHVIPLYTPECRECEYCLNPKTNLCQAIRSTQGQGLLPDGSTRFSMLDGTPIHHYMGCSTFANHTVVPEIALAKIRKDAPFDKVCYIGCGVTTGIGAVINTAKVEIGSRAIVFGLGGIGLNVIQGLRLAGADQIVGVDLNPGKVEMAKKFGMTDFVNPSEVEGDLVAHLVELTKGGADYTFDATGNVQVMRTALEAAHKGWGESIIIGVAPAGAEISTRPFQLVTGRSWRGTAFGGAAGRTDVPKIVDWYMDGKIEIDPMITHKLSLDEINHGFELMHEGKSIRAVVEF
- the cueR gene encoding Cu(I)-responsive transcriptional regulator is translated as MNIGDVANRSGLPAKTIRYYEDIGLIKPRRSENGYRCFAETDLHKLAFLGRARALGFTIEDCRTLLALYEDESRASADVKQLAQEHLDKINLKIADLEAMRDTLSELVTCCSGDNRPDCPILRDLSQIPEQQDVAD
- a CDS encoding 3-keto-5-aminohexanoate cleavage protein gives rise to the protein MTNPCIICVAITGSVPRKAHNPAVPITVSEQVESTQEAYEAGASIAHCHVRQDDETPTSDPDRFAELMDGIRRHCPDMIVQLSTGGRSGAGRERGGMLSLRPDMASLSVGSNNFPTRVYENPPDLVDWLAAQMQAYDVKPEIEAFDLSHIHQAVAMSRDGRLKAPLYVQFVLGVKNAMPVDRDVFDYYVKTMQRLAPDAQWCAAGIGAGQIEVNEWAIAAGGHTRTGLEDNLRLDRHTLAPSNAALVRRTADLCERYGRPVATAHEARSILGLRAANG